The Syntrophorhabdaceae bacterium genome includes a window with the following:
- a CDS encoding response regulator transcription factor: protein MLRVVIADDHPIILKGLKEIITEHFDDVTVDITLRGYELLTKIRNNVYDLVILDISLPDINGLEVLKEIRKTKRKLPVLVLSMYPEEDYANRALNGGAHGYLTKISAPDELLVAVRKILAGKKYISPAFAEKRMFDFESDTETPPHENLSNRELQVLRMIGKGKAVKEIAEELHLSINTVRTYRIRMLEKIGVKGTGELIHYAITHGLTEP, encoded by the coding sequence ATGCTTCGCGTTGTTATTGCCGATGACCACCCTATCATACTTAAAGGCCTCAAAGAGATCATCACCGAGCACTTTGACGATGTAACCGTCGATATAACCCTGAGAGGATATGAGTTGTTGACCAAGATCAGGAACAATGTGTACGACCTCGTCATTCTCGATATTTCACTTCCCGACATAAACGGTCTGGAAGTCCTTAAGGAAATAAGAAAAACGAAACGAAAACTTCCCGTCCTTGTTCTGAGCATGTATCCTGAGGAAGATTACGCCAACCGCGCATTAAATGGCGGCGCCCACGGCTACCTTACAAAAATAAGCGCGCCCGATGAACTGTTGGTGGCGGTGCGAAAGATTTTGGCGGGGAAAAAATATATCAGCCCCGCCTTTGCCGAAAAGCGTATGTTCGATTTCGAGTCGGACACGGAAACGCCTCCCCATGAAAACCTCTCGAATCGCGAACTCCAGGTGCTGCGCATGATCGGCAAAGGAAAGGCAGTGAAGGAGATAGCCGAAGAGCTCCATCTGAGCATAAATACGGTACGAACCTATCGGATTCGCATGCTGGAGAAAATCGGAGTCAAGGGAACCGGTGAGCTGATTCATTACGCCATAACACACGGTCTGACGGAACCATAA
- a CDS encoding BON domain-containing protein, whose amino-acid sequence MKKRSLCISFLVLIMLVATLAACGSTPKQESTGDYVDDSVITTKVKSMLAADEFLKSFQISVETRKGIVLLSGWVGSQAAVSKAGQIAKGVGGVKSVRNELIVK is encoded by the coding sequence ATGAAGAAGAGAAGTCTGTGCATCAGTTTTTTGGTCCTTATCATGTTGGTCGCCACTCTTGCTGCCTGCGGGTCGACACCCAAACAGGAAAGCACGGGCGATTATGTCGACGATTCAGTCATTACGACGAAGGTAAAATCAATGCTTGCCGCAGATGAGTTTCTCAAATCATTCCAGATCAGCGTCGAAACCCGGAAGGGCATCGTTTTACTGAGCGGATGGGTTGGATCTCAGGCCGCCGTCAGTAAAGCAGGTCAGATAGCAAAGGGCGTCGGAGGGGTCAAATCAGTAAGGAACGAGCTGATCGTAAAATAG
- a CDS encoding Thivi_2564 family membrane protein produces MPIIQVVIILIVVGVLLGLVNRFIPMAGSIKSILNAVIVIAVVLWLLSVFGLLGPLFNIRVGR; encoded by the coding sequence ATGCCTATAATCCAAGTAGTGATAATCCTCATCGTGGTCGGTGTTCTTCTCGGGCTCGTCAACCGGTTTATCCCGATGGCGGGTTCTATCAAGTCGATCCTGAATGCAGTAATAGTTATTGCGGTAGTGCTTTGGCTTCTCTCCGTGTTTGGCCTCCTCGGGCCCCTCTTCAATATCCGCGTGGGGCGATGA
- a CDS encoding DUF4070 domain-containing protein, which translates to MNVLLVYPTYPDTFWSFKHALKFISKRAVHPPLGLLTVAAMLPEEWQKKLVDMNTTYLTNKDLQWADYVFIGAMAVQKESVREVVDRCKAAGVKIVAGGPLFTATPEDYPDIDHLVLNEAEVTLPLFLRDLALGAPSRLYTSKIFPDLTKTPAPLWGLVKMKRYFSMNIQYSRGCPFSCEFCDITTLYGNRTRTKTTSQVIHELESLFKAGWRGNVFFVDDNFIGNKARIKNSLLPAMIEWMKKRRYPFDLSTEASINLADDEGLIRQMIRAGFEGVFVGIETTDVKSLKECNKFQNTNRDLLAGVKRIQELGLNIRGGFIVGFDNDSPETFERQIRFIQEGKIVIAMVGMLNAPSGSRLYERLSREGRLLNDISGDNTDFSTNIIPTMGYERLVEGYKQVLTGIYSPKKYYERVKAFLKEYGPLEKRRSHFRLRSVRYNLHYLDAPFKTLVVLGIKDKARFYYWKLVVWSLFRRPLLLPMAVQYLVYGFHFRKVFAKHLLT; encoded by the coding sequence ATGAACGTGCTTCTCGTATACCCCACGTATCCCGATACCTTTTGGAGCTTTAAACACGCATTGAAGTTTATATCGAAAAGGGCGGTCCATCCTCCTCTGGGTCTCCTCACCGTTGCCGCAATGCTTCCGGAGGAATGGCAAAAAAAGCTCGTTGACATGAATACCACCTATTTAACGAACAAGGACCTCCAATGGGCGGACTATGTCTTTATCGGCGCCATGGCTGTCCAAAAGGAATCAGTGCGGGAGGTCGTGGACAGGTGCAAGGCGGCGGGCGTCAAGATCGTGGCGGGAGGACCTCTCTTTACCGCAACCCCCGAAGATTACCCTGACATCGATCACCTGGTGCTCAACGAGGCCGAGGTGACCCTTCCGTTGTTCTTGCGGGATCTCGCCTTGGGTGCACCTTCCCGGCTTTACACATCCAAAATTTTTCCCGATCTCACAAAGACACCAGCCCCTCTCTGGGGGCTCGTGAAGATGAAACGCTACTTCTCCATGAATATTCAGTATTCCAGGGGTTGTCCGTTTAGCTGCGAGTTCTGCGATATTACCACCCTTTACGGAAACAGGACGCGAACCAAAACAACCTCCCAGGTCATTCACGAACTGGAATCGCTTTTTAAGGCGGGATGGAGGGGGAATGTCTTTTTTGTTGACGACAATTTCATAGGCAATAAAGCCAGGATCAAGAACAGCCTCTTGCCCGCCATGATCGAATGGATGAAGAAAAGAAGATACCCGTTCGATCTGTCAACCGAGGCGTCGATCAATCTCGCCGACGATGAGGGCTTGATCAGGCAGATGATACGGGCCGGGTTTGAGGGCGTCTTTGTCGGAATCGAAACAACGGATGTCAAGTCTCTCAAGGAATGCAATAAATTCCAGAACACAAACCGCGATCTCCTGGCGGGTGTGAAACGTATCCAGGAGCTCGGGCTGAATATCCGGGGCGGCTTTATCGTGGGATTTGACAATGATTCTCCTGAAACATTTGAACGGCAGATCCGATTCATTCAGGAAGGCAAAATTGTGATTGCCATGGTAGGCATGCTCAATGCCCCAAGCGGCAGCCGGCTCTATGAGCGGCTCTCCAGAGAAGGCAGGCTCTTGAATGATATTTCCGGCGACAACACCGACTTTTCCACAAATATTATCCCCACAATGGGTTACGAAAGGCTTGTTGAAGGGTATAAACAAGTGCTCACCGGTATTTATTCGCCGAAGAAATACTACGAGCGCGTAAAGGCGTTTCTCAAAGAATACGGGCCCCTGGAAAAGAGAAGAAGCCATTTCCGTCTCCGGTCTGTCCGATATAATCTCCATTATCTTGACGCGCCTTTCAAGACCCTGGTCGTTCTGGGCATAAAAGACAAGGCGCGGTTCTACTACTGGAAACTCGTGGTATGGTCTTTATTCAGGCGACCGCTGCTCCTCCCCATGGCAGTACAGTACCTGGTATACGGGTTCCACTTCAGGAAAGTCTTTGCGAAGCACTTACTCACATGA